One window from the genome of [Clostridium] celerecrescens 18A encodes:
- a CDS encoding DNA topoisomerase III, translating to MKSLIIAEKPSVARDIARVLHCNRNNNGVIEGENYVITWGLGHLVTLADPEDYDPKYKEWKIENLPMMPDQFRLEVIKQTGKQYRVVKTQIHRADVGEIIIATDAGREGELVARLILEKAGNKKPIKRLWISSVTDKAIKEGFAKLKNGHEYDNLYDAAMCRAEADWLVGINATRALTCKYNASLSCGRVQTPTLAIIARREEEIKSFVPKPYYGITAKCAAPALSFTWRDEKSKSFRSFDKDRVESLLNKMKAQGEGVVTEVKSVPKKMESPQLYDLTELQREANRRFNYSAKETLNIMQRLYENHKVLTYPRTDSRYLSSDIVPSIKERLEACGVGPYRKLAGRLMNQRIQAAPSFVNDKKVTDHHAIIPTEQFVQMEHMTIDERKIYDLVVRRFLAVLYPPFEYEQTEITLDLGGETLAARGKTVKALGWKEVYETQDEEDEEQELKEQNLPVMKKGDRLAGLTVTMTEGKTKSPSPFQEATLLSAMENPVSYMETKDRDMARTLGETGGLGTVATRADIIEKLFSSFLLERRGKDIYLTSKAKQLLTLVPEDLKKPELTAEWEMRLSEIAGGKLKRAAFMKDIRQYSGDLIHQIKSGEGSFNHDNLTNHKCPVCGKRMLAVKGKNSEMLVCQDRECGHRETVSRTSNARCPVCHKKLELKGKGDGQIFVCKCGYKEKLSNFKERRAKEGAGVSKKDVAKYLNQQKKEADKPINSAFADAFAKLNLGGNED from the coding sequence ATAGGAATAACAATGGAGTAATCGAAGGGGAAAATTATGTGATCACTTGGGGACTTGGCCATCTGGTGACGCTTGCTGACCCTGAAGACTATGATCCCAAATATAAGGAATGGAAGATAGAGAATCTTCCCATGATGCCGGACCAGTTCCGGCTTGAAGTGATCAAGCAGACCGGCAAGCAGTACCGTGTGGTAAAAACCCAGATTCACCGTGCAGATGTAGGTGAAATCATCATTGCTACGGATGCCGGGCGGGAAGGGGAGCTTGTAGCCAGACTGATTCTTGAAAAGGCGGGGAATAAGAAGCCCATAAAAAGGCTCTGGATCTCTTCCGTTACGGATAAGGCCATTAAGGAAGGCTTTGCAAAATTAAAAAATGGCCATGAATATGATAACTTATACGATGCCGCCATGTGCCGTGCCGAAGCGGACTGGCTGGTAGGTATCAATGCAACCAGGGCGCTGACCTGCAAATACAACGCCAGCTTAAGCTGCGGCCGGGTGCAGACCCCCACGCTTGCCATCATCGCAAGGAGAGAAGAGGAAATCAAAAGTTTTGTTCCCAAGCCTTACTACGGCATTACTGCCAAATGTGCAGCTCCGGCCCTTTCCTTTACCTGGCGGGATGAGAAATCAAAGAGTTTCCGTTCCTTTGATAAGGACCGGGTGGAATCCCTTCTAAATAAAATGAAAGCCCAGGGTGAGGGCGTGGTCACAGAGGTAAAAAGCGTTCCGAAGAAGATGGAATCTCCCCAGCTTTATGATTTAACGGAGCTGCAGAGGGAAGCCAACCGAAGGTTCAACTATTCTGCAAAAGAGACGTTAAATATCATGCAAAGGCTTTATGAAAACCACAAGGTCCTCACCTACCCCAGAACAGACTCCAGGTATTTAAGCTCGGACATCGTTCCATCCATCAAGGAAAGACTGGAAGCCTGCGGTGTTGGTCCGTACCGGAAGCTGGCCGGAAGGCTGATGAACCAGAGGATCCAGGCAGCTCCCTCTTTTGTAAACGACAAGAAGGTGACAGATCATCATGCCATCATTCCTACGGAACAGTTTGTCCAGATGGAACATATGACCATTGATGAGCGGAAGATCTATGATCTGGTGGTCCGCAGGTTCCTGGCGGTACTATATCCTCCATTTGAATATGAACAGACAGAAATTACCCTGGATTTAGGAGGAGAAACTCTTGCGGCCAGAGGAAAGACCGTAAAGGCACTGGGTTGGAAGGAAGTTTATGAAACTCAGGATGAGGAAGACGAGGAGCAGGAATTAAAAGAGCAAAATCTTCCTGTTATGAAAAAGGGGGACCGGCTTGCAGGGCTTACAGTTACCATGACCGAAGGAAAGACAAAGTCCCCGTCACCCTTTCAGGAAGCGACCCTTCTTTCGGCCATGGAAAATCCGGTTTCTTATATGGAAACAAAAGACCGTGATATGGCAAGGACCCTGGGAGAAACAGGGGGACTTGGGACCGTGGCCACAAGAGCGGATATCATTGAAAAGCTGTTTTCCAGCTTTCTTTTAGAACGGCGTGGGAAGGACATCTATTTGACCTCCAAGGCCAAACAGCTGCTCACTCTTGTACCGGAGGATCTAAAGAAACCGGAGCTGACGGCTGAATGGGAGATGAGACTTTCCGAAATTGCTGGGGGGAAATTAAAACGGGCCGCGTTTATGAAGGACATCAGACAGTATTCCGGTGATCTGATTCATCAGATCAAGTCAGGCGAAGGCAGTTTTAACCATGACAACTTAACCAACCACAAATGCCCGGTCTGCGGCAAACGGATGTTGGCAGTTAAAGGAAAAAACAGCGAGATGCTGGTCTGCCAGGATAGGGAGTGCGGGCACCGGGAAACAGTTTCCAGAACCAGCAATGCAAGATGCCCGGTCTGCCATAAGAAGCTGGAGCTTAAGGGAAAAGGAGACGGACAAATCTTTGTCTGCAAATGCGGCTACAAGGAAAAGCTTTCTAACTTTAAGGAACGGCGTGCCAAGGAAGGCGCCGGGGTATCCAAAAAGGATGTGGCAAAGTATTTGAACCAACAGAAAAAGGAAGCGGATAAGCCCATCAATTCAGCCTTTGCAGATGCGTTTGCAAAGCTGAATCTGGGAGGAAATGAGGATTAA